The Polypterus senegalus isolate Bchr_013 chromosome 1, ASM1683550v1, whole genome shotgun sequence genome includes a window with the following:
- the LOC120538713 gene encoding TBC1 domain family member 23-like produces the protein MAEAEEQLLQGNWSRDFENALESTDYDLETMCNVIQGQDLPSKQRAKMWKIALNVAGKSNSLSSWDGKLDLPEQMIIHDKCQQLIDQLHPAEWEVPILLSDVESAITFYCKSRSITFLENHSWPDLLKPLLRLRLPRSDLYNCFYAIMSKYIPRDCVCNGQPFQLYRLLLQYHEPQLCSYLDTRKIAPDLYSIKWLGSLFAAHCSPEVTEAMWDVYFQQSDPFLIFFLMLIILINAKDTILAEKNDNKEGLIKLLETSPSHLEVGDIEDLFSLAHYYYSKTPLSFRKDNQNLFGSSLVLPKDEKMNLSETLCLPISVTEILQSRQHPGDGIRFFVVDCRPAEQYNAGHLSTAFHLDSDLMLQNPDEFSLSFKSLLETQKQSIKSGSIARGKHLCFIGSGRDEEDMYMNMVLAYFLQKNKKYISIARGGFMALQKHLADVTVDGSDNMYGHWIVSMSAPQFDISQPFQTEAANTLVGGKGVKSLVNKMTFALKSKSVHVKERMINFIENTSTPTDRQLNINNRDGKLYRGIKPVFSISDEDNTDETDSAYMSDNDYKDIVHIQTWINKPDVKHHIPCNEVKETGQLLPSHLLVTASHMYCLREIASRRGFAYIQSQRALTSVVKITSKKKHPELITFKYGNSNSTGLEVLSVERYVISNAGDAARAIKQQIVKVLEDLDC, from the coding sequence ATGGCAgaggcagaggagcagctcctCCAGGGTAATTGGAGTAGAGATTTTGAAAATGCTCTGGAATCCACAGACTATGACCTGGAAACAATGTGTAACGTAATTCAAGGACAAGATCTTCCTTCTAAGCAAAGAGCAAAAATGTGGAAAATTGCCCTGAACGTTGCAGGCAAGAGCAACAGCCTTTCCTCGTGGGATGGAAAACTGGATCTGCCAGAGCAAATGATAATTCATGATAAATGTCAACAGTTGATTGATCAATTGCACCCAGCAGAATGGGAAGTTCCTATTCTGCTTTCAGATGTGGAGTCAGCCATAACATTCTATTGCAAATCCCGGAGCATAACATTTTTAGAGAATCACAGCTGGCCAGATCTCCTCAAACCTCTCCTTAGACTGCGGCTTCCTCGTAGTGATCTATATAATTGCTTTTATGCCATAATGAGTAAATACATTCCTAGGGATTGCGTTTGCAATGGTCAACCTTTCCAACTGTATCGTCTTCTTTTGCAGTACCATGAACCACAACTTTGTTCATACTTGGACACCAGGAAGATTGCACCCGACTTATATTCGATCAAATGGTTGGGAAGTCTGTTTGCAGCACATTGTTCACCAGAGGTAACTGAGGCCATGTGGGATGTGTACTTCCAACAATCTGACCCATTCCTGATCTTCTTCTTAATGCTCATCATCCTTATCAATGCAAAAGACACCAttttagcagaaaaaaatgacaacaaagaGGGTCTCATTAAGTTGTTAGAGACCTCTCCAAGTCATTTGGAAGTGGGGGATATAGAAGACCTTTTTTCTTTAGCGCACTATTATTATAGCAAGACACCACTGTCGTTCAGAAAAGATAATCAGAATCTATTTGGTAGCAGTCTAGTACTGCCTAAAGATGAAAAGATGAATCTGAGTGAAACCCTGTGTCTTCCCATTTCTGTCACAGAAATCCTTCAGTCCAGACAACACCCCGGTGATGGTATTAGGTTTTTTGTGGTTGACTGCAGACCTGCAGAACAGTATAATGCAGGGCATCTGTCCACAGCTTTTCATTTAGACTCTGACCTTATGCTGCAAAATCCTGATGAGTTTTCTCTGTCATTTAAGTCTCTCCTGGAGACACAGAAGCAGTCAATCAAATCAGGCTCCATTGCCAGGGGGAAACATTTATGCTTTATCGGCAGTGGTCGCGATGAGGAGGACATGTATATGAATATGGTGCTTGCTtactttttgcaaaaaaataagaagtaCATCAGTATTGCCAGAGGGGGATTTATGGCACTTCAGAAACACCTTGCAGACGTCACTGTTGATGGATCAGACAATATGTACGGTCACTGGATTGTCAGCATGTCTGCCCCCCAATTCGATATTAGTCAACCTTTTCAGACTGAAGCTGCAAACACCTTGGTAGGTGGGAAAGGGGTCAAGTCCCTAGTGAATAAAATGACCTTTGCACTTAAATCAAAGTCAGTGCATGTCAAGGAACGAATGATCAACTTCATTGAGAACACCTCCACACCTACAGACAGGCAGTTGAACATTAATAATCGAGATGGAAAGCTGTACCGGGGAATAAAGCCAGTGTTCAGCATCAGTGATGAAGACAATACAGATGAGACTGATAGTGCCTACATGTCTGACAATGATTACAAAGACATCGTACACATTCAGACATGGATAAACAAGCCAGATGTTAAACATCACATTCCTTGCAATGAGGTCAAAGAGACTGGTCAGTTGCTCCCTAGCCATCTCCTGGTTACAGCCTCCCATATGTACTGCCTGCGAGAGATTGCATCTCGGAGGGGTTTTGCATACATCCAATCACAACGAGCTTTGACTTCAGTGGTAAAGAttacttcaaagaaaaagcaccccgaacttattacttttaaatatggTAACAGCAATTCCACTGGTCTGGAAGTATTATCTGTAGAAAGATATGTGATATCAAATGCTGGGGATGCTGCCAGAGCCATTAAACAGCAGATTGTTAAAGTGTTGGAGGATCTAGACTGCTGA